One Halichoerus grypus chromosome 1, mHalGry1.hap1.1, whole genome shotgun sequence genomic region harbors:
- the AHSG gene encoding alpha-2-HS-glycoprotein produces MRSLALLLCLAQLWGCHSVPVGPALAYNEPNCDDPETERAALAAVDYINSHVLRGYKHILNQIDKVRVWPRRPMGEVFELEIDTLETTCHVLDPTPLVNCTVRPLVEHAVEGDCDFRVLKQDGQFSVLFAKCDSSPDSAEDVHKVCPDCPLLAPLNDTKVVHAVDVALTAFNAQSNGSYFQLVEVSRAQLVPLPPSTYVEFAVAATDCAAQETTDPAKCNLLAEKQYGFCKATLTEKFGGEDVAVTCTVFQPQSLLPQPQPDSPDAAALGPVEDPAMPVPSLADLPAADLGVGPTVVAVPEALLPGRRTHYDLRHVFMGVASVESASGEAFHVGKAPKVVQPGIVGGPGPVVRPCPGRIRYFKV; encoded by the exons ATGAGGTCCCTCGCCCTGCTCCTTTGCCTCGCTCAGCTCTGGGGCTGCCATTCTGTCCCAGTGGGGCCAGCTCTGGCTTATAACGAACCGAACTGTGATGACCCAGAAACAGAGCGAGCAGCGCTGGCGGCCGTGGACTACATCAATAGCCACGTGCTTCGAGGCTACAAGCACATCTTGAACCAGATTGACAAAGTCAGAGTGTGGCCTCGG CGGCCAATGGGAGAGGTGTTTGAGCTTGAAATAGACACGCTGGAAACCACCTGCCATGTACTGGACCCCACCCCCCTGGTCAACTGCACCGTGCGGCCCCTGGTGGAGCAT GCTGTGGAAGGGGACTGTGATTTCCGGGTGCTGAAACAGGATGGCCAGTTTTCCGTGTTGTTTGCCAAATGCGATTCCAGTCCAG ACTCAGCCGAGGACGTGCACAAGGTGTGCCCAGACTGCCCCCTGCTGGCCCCGCTTAACGACACCAAGGTAGTGCACGCCGTGGATGTTGCGCTGACCGCCTTCAATGCTCAGAGTAATGGTTCCTATTTTCAGCTGGTGGAAGTCTCTCGGGCTCAACTGGTG CCTCTTCCACCTTCTACGTATGTGGAGTTTGCTGTGGCTGCCACGGACTGCGCTGCTCAAGAGACCACCGATCCAGCCAAGTGCAACCTGCTGGCAGAGAAG CAATATGGCTTCTGTAAGGCTACACTCACGGAGAAGTTTGGTGGAGAAGATGTGGCCGTGACCTGTACCGTGTTCCAGCCACAG TCTTTGCTCCCACAGCCCCAACCAGACAGCCCCGATGCAGCGGCCCTCGGCCCCGTGGAAGACCCAGCGATGCCTGTACCTTCCCTGGCTGACCTGCCAGCAGCCGACCTGGGGGTGGGACCCACGGTGGTGGCAGTTCCCGAGGCGCTTCTGCCAGGGCGCCGCACACACTACGACCTGCGCCATGTCTTCATGGGGGTGGCCTCTGTGGAGTCCGCCTCAGGAGAAGCATTCCATGTGGGCAAGGCCCCCAAGGTGGTGCAGCCTGGTATTGTCGGTGGTCCTGGTCCAGTGGTCCGTCCTTGCCCAGGGAGAATCAGATACTTCAAGGTGTAG